The DNA window ACGATGATGTGGATTACGACGATCTCTTTTTTCCAATTTTATCCATAAAAAATAGATTTTTTAAAGAAGTTTTTGATGCAGCTTTAGAATGCATAAAAAAAGAGTACGTGATGTGGATATTGGATGATATAAAACGTAATATATTAAAGGAAAAGCTAATCCAAGAATTTATAGATATAAGAAAAGACCAAGATTTCTTAGTTGAGTTGGGGATTTTAATTTCATTTATAGTAGATGTAAAGAGCAAATTTACAAAAGATCACTCATGGAGAGTTGCAACGGTAGCACGTGAAATGGCAAGTGTAGCTTCATTGGATAAAGACTCCATGTTTTTAGCGGGATTGTACCATGATATTGGAAAGATAACAACGCCTATAAGTATTTTAGAAAAAAAAGGAAAGTTAACGGAAAGCGAGATAAAGATAATGAAAAAACACGTGTATTATTCTATGATTATCCTACACGATTATTTGAATGAAAGTTGGTATTTACCCGCTGTAAGACATCAGGAGAGGTGTGATGGAACGGGATATCCGCTTAGATTAATTTCTGATAATATGGAATTTGAAGATAAAATACTTCAGGTAGCAGATTATTTTTCTGCATTGCTTGAAGATAGGCCATATAGGGAAGGTTTTAGTGCTGAAAAGGCTTTTGAAATAACCTATGAGACGGCAAAAAAAGGTACATTGTCTGTTGAAGCTGTGGATGTTTTAAACGAAGTGTTGAAAAAAGATATGGATTTTAAAAATATTCCATATATTTCAGATGTGCAAAAAAACATTGATCAGTTTATAAATGGTATAACCATTTAAGGGGGGAGTGTGTGAAGTTTTTGGTAATTTCCGATTTACATATTCCCACTAGAAATAGGGAAATACACCCAAAGATTGTTGAGCTTTCTAGAAGCTGTGATGGTATTTTTGCATTGGGTGATTTTGTTGATTTAAATACAGTTTTGT is part of the Thermosipho affectus genome and encodes:
- a CDS encoding HD-GYP domain-containing protein, whose product is MKILFNTINLVPNFGVHSLQVAFLSSEISKLLSLDYKKAFITGYIHDIGVLIPHEGFVLDDINSSYLLLHDVSSLNELTRMHTIIGSFIISQINSLKEYSDIILKHHAVPKFLDEKFKDDIYANVISISEEISKYHFINDDVDYDDLFFPILSIKNRFFKEVFDAALECIKKEYVMWILDDIKRNILKEKLIQEFIDIRKDQDFLVELGILISFIVDVKSKFTKDHSWRVATVAREMASVASLDKDSMFLAGLYHDIGKITTPISILEKKGKLTESEIKIMKKHVYYSMIILHDYLNESWYLPAVRHQERCDGTGYPLRLISDNMEFEDKILQVADYFSALLEDRPYREGFSAEKAFEITYETAKKGTLSVEAVDVLNEVLKKDMDFKNIPYISDVQKNIDQFINGITI